TGCTTGAGCGGGGAGAACAGCGTGATGCCCGCGCACAACAGGGGAGCGGCCTTGTCCAGCGGGATGCTGTCCGGGATGCGCAGGACGAACTTCTCGTCAACGACGATCGCCTGGCTGTAACCGCCCTGGGTGATGGTGCCGTCCCGGTCGGTGGCGCCGTAGGTGCCGATCATGCCGGTGCCGAGGCAGTACTGCTCCAGGCCCGCCGCACAGTTCTCGCAGTTCTGGCAGGAGTTCACCATGCAGCCGACGCCGACGTGGTCGCCGACCTTGTACTTGGTGACCTCCGAGCCGACCTCGGTGACCACTCCGGCGATCTCGTGACCGACGACGAGCGGGTAGCTGGGGGTGCCCCACTCGGCCTTGGCGGTGTGGATGTCGCTGTGACAGATGCCGGCGAACTTGATGTCGAACGCCACATCGTGCGGGCCGACGTCACGGCGCTCGATGGTGGTCTTGGTCAGCGGATCTGTCGCGGAGGTGGCGGCGTAGGCGGAAACAGTTGTGGTCATCGATTCATCCTCTTCACATGCGTCTTTTCATATGGTCACGTGCGAATTCGTGCATCTTCACCCGACAGTAGTGAACTCAGCACAAGCGGGCACCGAGAAGTGCCCTCGCAGGGTGACAACGACCCGGGTGCCTGGTCTAGTCCCGCCGGCAGCTGTGAATTCGGTCAAAGAATCCGGTCAAAGACCGGGCGCCCGGAATCCCGCGTTGAAACTGACCCGGTCATACCGGGCGACCCCGGCCAGGGTGTAGGGGTCGGCGGCGGCGATGGCGTCGGCCTCCTCGGCTGACATGTCCGCGGCGACCAGCACGGCGCCGTCCTGCGATTCCAGCCTGCCGGCCAGCAGGATCCGGCCGCCCTCGACCTCACCCCGCA
This DNA window, taken from Mycolicibacterium neoaurum, encodes the following:
- a CDS encoding YciI family protein, producing the protein MFHVLNIAYLQPLDVIDQSRPAHLEWLRGEVEGGRILLAGRLESQDGAVLVAADMSAEEADAIAAADPYTLAGVARYDRVSFNAGFRAPGL